A genomic region of Actinomycetota bacterium contains the following coding sequences:
- a CDS encoding helix-turn-helix domain-containing protein, with protein sequence MSISVMGSVIKRYGGKPHLKLTLLILADRASDDGVCWPSYDELAGKLGCSRRSAINNVNDLIATDLLQIIAKGGRFTDPQTKKHRGFSNRFVINVSAIEALPLLYQPRRSCPQDVVDGCSALQNMGEVGFNHASTARVKPTSPGTSDKTSSSTVTGEAPVDNLIRDLAEAWKLPDR encoded by the coding sequence GCAAGCCCCACCTCAAGCTCACGCTATTAATCCTTGCCGACCGGGCAAGTGACGACGGCGTTTGCTGGCCGTCGTACGACGAGCTCGCGGGCAAGCTCGGCTGTTCTAGACGTTCCGCGATCAACAACGTCAACGACCTCATCGCGACCGATCTGCTGCAGATCATCGCGAAGGGTGGTCGGTTCACCGATCCGCAGACCAAGAAGCACCGTGGATTCTCCAACCGTTTCGTCATCAACGTCTCAGCAATCGAAGCGCTGCCTCTGCTCTACCAACCGCGGCGGAGTTGTCCACAAGACGTGGTGGACGGGTGCAGCGCACTGCAGAACATGGGTGAAGTGGGCTTCAACCATGCAAGCACGGCAAGGGTGAAGCCCACTTCACCCGGTACATCAGACAAGACATCAAGTTCAACCGTCACCGGCGAAGCGCCTGTGGACAACCTCATCCGGGACCTCGCCGAGGCCTGGAAGCTGCCAGATCGATGA